Proteins from a single region of Dysosmobacter acutus:
- the spo0A gene encoding sporulation transcription factor Spo0A: protein MEKKVVLADASEEYRALMQSAIENSGEFSVVGSAGDGLEALNLIEEKKPQLVLVDVVLPGLDGFGLVKRINALPEAPKTILVSAFFNEHTVAEAAELGVAYFLPKPCEMESLLDRMRGACEEQAMEEGTHAPGLEDKVTAIIHEIGVPAHIKGYQYLREAIMIAVDDMDVINAVTKVLYPEVARRYSTTPSRVERAIRHAIEVAWDRGDLETLQKFFGYTVSNTKGKPTNSEFIAMIADRLVLQRKSRKA, encoded by the coding sequence ATGGAGAAAAAGGTTGTGTTGGCAGATGCCAGCGAAGAATACCGCGCATTGATGCAGAGCGCTATTGAAAATTCAGGAGAGTTTTCTGTAGTGGGTTCCGCCGGAGACGGTCTGGAAGCACTCAATTTAATAGAGGAGAAAAAACCGCAGCTTGTTTTAGTGGACGTGGTGCTGCCCGGACTGGATGGGTTCGGGCTGGTGAAGCGGATCAACGCCCTTCCCGAGGCGCCGAAAACGATTTTGGTTTCCGCATTTTTCAATGAGCACACCGTTGCAGAGGCCGCCGAGTTAGGTGTGGCTTATTTTTTGCCGAAGCCCTGTGAGATGGAATCCCTGCTGGACAGAATGCGCGGCGCCTGCGAGGAGCAGGCCATGGAGGAGGGGACCCACGCTCCGGGACTGGAGGACAAGGTGACCGCCATCATCCACGAAATCGGCGTGCCAGCGCACATCAAAGGATATCAGTATCTGCGCGAAGCCATCATGATCGCGGTGGACGATATGGACGTCATCAACGCCGTGACCAAGGTGCTGTATCCTGAGGTGGCAAGACGCTACAGCACTACGCCGTCCCGGGTGGAAAGAGCCATCCGCCACGCAATTGAAGTGGCCTGGGATCGGGGCGATCTGGAGACGCTGCAAAAATTCTTCGGATACACGGTCTCCAACACAAAGGGTAAGCCGACCAACAGTGAATTCATTGCCATGATTGCCGACCGCCTTGTGCTTCAGCGCAAGAGCAGAAAAGCTTAA
- a CDS encoding dihydrodipicolinate synthase family protein encodes MVKKFEGCIPPIVTPFDENGEINESILRREMEYCMKAGSHGLSVGGSTGEGPTLRDEELERMLKIGREYVGPDQTLVCGVMRMCTRDAVRTGLIAKAAGADAIMVTPTAYNVLVPNAEGMFDFYSTISKEVQLPIIIYNVIPQNTIYPDLFHRLLNETDYVMGIKQSVGGIAALYADLMEVGTHGRVYAATDDMIYSCFNFGAAGAISAILAVFPKECVEMWECAQNGDHAKGLAIQASLYKKWQVLGGNQFPIRLKYALKVLGRDCGYCRSPITYLPEEEKKAIREAFEN; translated from the coding sequence GTGGTTAAAAAATTTGAGGGCTGCATCCCTCCCATTGTCACTCCTTTTGACGAGAACGGAGAGATCAACGAGAGCATTCTGCGCCGCGAGATGGAATACTGCATGAAAGCGGGCTCCCACGGCCTGAGCGTTGGCGGAAGCACCGGCGAGGGTCCCACGCTGCGGGACGAGGAGCTGGAGCGGATGCTGAAGATCGGCCGGGAGTATGTGGGTCCGGATCAGACGCTGGTCTGCGGCGTCATGCGGATGTGCACAAGGGACGCCGTGCGCACGGGATTGATTGCGAAAGCCGCCGGAGCCGACGCCATCATGGTGACTCCCACCGCCTACAATGTGCTGGTTCCCAACGCGGAGGGCATGTTTGACTTCTACAGCACCATTTCCAAAGAGGTGCAGCTGCCCATCATCATCTACAATGTCATCCCTCAGAATACCATTTATCCGGACCTGTTCCACCGCCTGCTCAATGAGACGGACTACGTCATGGGCATCAAGCAGAGCGTGGGCGGCATCGCCGCGCTGTATGCCGATCTGATGGAGGTTGGCACCCATGGCCGGGTGTACGCCGCCACCGACGATATGATTTACTCCTGCTTCAACTTTGGCGCCGCCGGCGCCATCAGCGCCATTCTGGCCGTGTTCCCCAAAGAGTGCGTGGAGATGTGGGAATGCGCGCAAAACGGCGACCATGCCAAGGGCCTGGCCATTCAGGCGTCCCTCTATAAGAAGTGGCAGGTGTTGGGCGGCAATCAGTTCCCCATCCGCTTGAAGTATGCCCTGAAGGTGCTGGGCCGCGACTGCGGGTACTGCCGAAGCCCCATTACATACCTGCCCGAGGAAGAGAAAAAGGCCATCCGCGAGGCCTTTGAAAACTGA
- a CDS encoding FadR/GntR family transcriptional regulator, which produces MKEIRRISITDEVVGHMKEMITSGQCQVGEKLPTEAKLCELFQVSRTSVREAIRVLQALGYVDLKPGKGAFVANSEERTSDVKSWYDVEDAKFYDFMEVRMAIETLAVRLSVERASVKQVRELAQVEESFAGAVRSQDLVRMIMLDELFHTKIIGFTRNQLLININKQLLESFRIYRGDSFTNKDVYVNAVEPHERILFCFQTRNAAQAVEEMQKHLEITSMDMELIHEKEQKPVVNL; this is translated from the coding sequence ATGAAGGAGATTCGCAGAATATCGATCACCGACGAGGTGGTTGGCCATATGAAAGAGATGATTACCTCCGGCCAGTGCCAGGTGGGGGAGAAGCTGCCCACTGAGGCCAAGCTGTGCGAGCTGTTTCAGGTCAGCCGCACCAGCGTCCGGGAGGCCATCCGGGTGCTCCAGGCCTTGGGCTATGTGGACTTAAAGCCGGGCAAGGGCGCTTTTGTGGCCAACAGCGAAGAGCGGACCTCCGACGTCAAATCCTGGTACGATGTGGAGGACGCCAAATTTTACGACTTCATGGAAGTGCGCATGGCCATCGAGACATTGGCGGTGCGGCTGAGCGTGGAGCGGGCCTCTGTCAAGCAGGTTCGGGAGCTGGCCCAGGTGGAGGAGTCTTTTGCCGGGGCGGTGAGAAGCCAGGACCTGGTGCGCATGATTATGTTGGATGAGCTGTTCCACACCAAGATCATCGGTTTTACCCGCAACCAGCTGCTTATCAACATCAACAAGCAGCTGCTGGAGTCTTTCCGGATCTACCGGGGGGATTCCTTTACCAACAAAGACGTCTACGTCAACGCGGTGGAGCCCCACGAGCGGATCCTCTTCTGCTTCCAGACCAGGAACGCCGCCCAGGCGGTGGAGGAGATGCAAAAGCACCTTGAGATCACCTCCATGGATATGGAGCTTATCCATGAGAAGGAACAGAAGCCGGTGGTCAACCTGTGA
- the dapA gene encoding 4-hydroxy-tetrahydrodipicolinate synthase, with translation MNKFVAKYGQILLPLITPYDANEDVDYGKYAELIEYLIEKDLCDSLIVTGTTGEASLLTFDERVKLMETAVKAAAGRKPVIAGTGCASTKETVALTNKAVELGIETCLVVCPFYNKPTQEGLYNHFKTLAESTKANIMLYNIPIFVGVNLEAETVRRLASIPNIIGIKDEAGINPTQVTDFFLATADVDPDFAIYNGDDVMLLPTIVQGAMGLVSGGAHIFGHEIRAIFKAFAEGDNEKAKELFVPIYRFCKSTGQNGRILPNSILRPAIEAVTGIKLGPARSPLAPATEEEMKVTLGILKEIGKLN, from the coding sequence ATGAACAAGTTTGTAGCAAAGTATGGGCAGATTCTGCTGCCGCTGATCACGCCGTATGACGCCAACGAGGATGTGGATTACGGCAAGTACGCGGAGCTGATCGAGTACCTGATCGAGAAGGACCTGTGCGACTCCCTGATCGTCACCGGCACCACTGGCGAGGCAAGCCTTTTGACCTTTGACGAGCGCGTGAAGCTGATGGAGACCGCGGTGAAGGCCGCCGCAGGCCGCAAGCCTGTGATCGCCGGCACCGGCTGCGCCTCCACCAAGGAGACGGTTGCTCTGACCAACAAGGCGGTGGAGCTTGGCATCGAGACCTGCCTGGTGGTGTGCCCGTTCTACAACAAGCCCACCCAGGAGGGCCTCTACAACCACTTCAAGACCCTGGCTGAGAGCACCAAGGCTAACATCATGCTCTACAACATCCCCATCTTTGTGGGCGTGAACCTGGAGGCGGAGACGGTGCGGCGCCTGGCGTCCATCCCCAACATCATCGGCATCAAGGACGAGGCGGGAATCAACCCCACTCAGGTGACGGATTTCTTCTTGGCCACGGCGGATGTGGACCCCGACTTTGCCATCTACAACGGCGACGACGTGATGCTGCTGCCCACCATCGTGCAGGGCGCCATGGGCCTGGTGTCCGGCGGAGCCCACATCTTCGGCCATGAGATCCGCGCCATCTTCAAGGCCTTTGCGGAAGGCGACAACGAGAAGGCCAAGGAGCTGTTTGTGCCCATCTACCGGTTCTGCAAGTCCACCGGCCAGAACGGCCGCATCCTGCCCAACTCCATCCTGCGTCCGGCCATCGAGGCTGTGACCGGCATCAAGCTTGGGCCCGCGCGCAGCCCGCTGGCTCCCGCCACCGAAGAGGAGATGAAGGTCACCCTTGGCATCCTCAAGGAGATCGGCAAGCTCAACTAA
- a CDS encoding FadR/GntR family transcriptional regulator, whose protein sequence is MKEIHRISITDAVVDSIKEMIESGEYPIGEKLPTETSLCDMLKVSRTSVREAVRVLQALGYVDLKPGKGAFVANYSAVTHTDNWYDVEDAKFYDFMEVRMAIETLSVRLSVERASAKQVHELEEIHQSFLEANESKDLVRLIMLDELFHTKIISFTRNQLLININKQLLECFRVYRGDSFTNKDVYVNAVEPHERILFCFQTRNAAQAVQEMRSHLEITSRDMEAIHNSHTH, encoded by the coding sequence ATGAAAGAAATTCACAGAATCTCCATTACGGATGCGGTTGTTGACAGCATCAAGGAGATGATCGAATCCGGCGAATATCCCATCGGGGAAAAGCTGCCCACCGAAACCAGCCTGTGCGACATGCTGAAGGTCAGCCGCACCAGCGTCCGGGAGGCCGTCCGGGTGCTCCAGGCCCTGGGCTATGTGGACTTAAAGCCGGGCAAGGGCGCTTTTGTGGCCAACTACAGCGCCGTTACCCACACGGACAATTGGTACGATGTGGAGGACGCCAAGTTTTACGACTTCATGGAAGTGCGCATGGCCATCGAGACATTGTCCGTCCGTCTGAGCGTGGAGCGGGCCTCTGCCAAGCAGGTCCATGAGCTGGAGGAAATCCACCAGTCCTTTCTGGAGGCCAACGAATCCAAGGACTTGGTGCGGTTGATTATGTTGGATGAGCTGTTCCACACCAAGATCATCAGTTTTACCCGCAACCAGCTGCTCATCAACATCAACAAGCAGCTGCTGGAGTGTTTTCGGGTTTATCGGGGTGACTCCTTTACCAACAAAGACGTCTACGTCAACGCGGTGGAACCCCACGAGCGGATCCTCTTCTGCTTTCAGACCAGGAATGCCGCCCAGGCCGTACAGGAGATGCGCAGCCACCTTGAGATTACCTCACGGGACATGGAGGCCATCCATAACAGCCATACCCATTGA
- a CDS encoding TIGR03905 family TSCPD domain-containing protein, with protein MVYTYRPSGVCSQLMKVELEDGIIRNVEVLGGCNGNLQGISRLVTGMSAREAVDRLQGIRCGFKKTSCPDQLSRAIEQALEKEGK; from the coding sequence ATGGTATATACGTATCGGCCCAGCGGCGTCTGCTCCCAGCTGATGAAGGTGGAGTTAGAGGATGGAATCATCCGCAACGTGGAGGTTTTGGGCGGCTGCAACGGAAATCTTCAGGGGATCAGCCGTCTGGTCACTGGCATGAGCGCCCGGGAAGCTGTGGATCGGCTCCAGGGGATTCGCTGCGGCTTTAAAAAAACCTCCTGCCCGGATCAGCTGTCCAGGGCGATAGAGCAAGCACTGGAAAAAGAAGGAAAATGA